A single region of the Sciurus carolinensis chromosome 16, mSciCar1.2, whole genome shotgun sequence genome encodes:
- the Irgc gene encoding interferon-inducible GTPase 5, with translation MATSKLPSAPGEEETTILMAKEELEALRTAFESGDIPQAASRLRELLASSESTRLEVGVTGESGAGKSSLINALRGLGAEDPGAALTGVVETTMQPSPYPHPQFPDVTLWDLPGAGSPGCPADKYLKQVDFGRYDFFLLVSPRRCGAVETRLAAEILRQGKKFYFVRTKVDEDLAATRTQRPSGFSEAAVLQEIREHCAERLRVAGVTEPRIFLVSNLSPSRYDFPMLMSTWEHDLPAHRRHAGLLSLPDISLEALQKKKDMLQEQVLKTALVSGVIQALPVPGLAAAYDDALLIRSLRGYHRSFGLDDDSLAKLAEQVGKQAGDLRSVIRSPLANEVSPETVLRLYSQSSDGAMRVARAFEKGIPVFGTLVAGGISFGTVYTMLQGCLNEMAEDAQRVRIKALEEDEPQSEVSLEAAGDSGVEKRGSGEGNGEDAPLSARRKLGLLLKYILDSWKKRDASEEK, from the coding sequence ATGGCTACTTCCAAGTTGCCCTCAGCGCCTGGGGAGGAGGAGACCACCATTCTCATGGCCaaggaggagctggaggcccTGCGCACAGCCTTCGAGTCTGGCGACATTCCCCAGGCTGCCTCTCGCCTCCGAGAGCTACTGGCCTCCTCGGAGAGCACCCGGCTGGAGGTGGGCGTCACGGGCGAGTCGGGGGCTGGCAAGTCGTCCCTCATCAATGCCCTGCGTGGCCTGGGGGCCGAGGACCCAGGCGCGGCTCTCACCGGCGTAGTGGAGACCACAATGCAACCCTCGCCCTACCCGCACCCACAGTTTCCTGACGTGACCCTGTGGGACCTGCCAGGGGCCGGCTCTCCGGGCTGCCCGGCTGACAAGTACCTGAAGCAGGTGGACTTTGGCCGCTACGACTTCTTCCTGCTGGTCTCGCCCCGCCGCTGTGGGGCCGTGGAGACCCGCCTGGCCGCGGAGATCCTGCGCCAGGGCAAGAAGTTCTACTTCGTGCGCACCAAGGTGGACGAGGACCTGGCGGCCACACGCACCCAGCGACCCTCGGGCTTCAGCGAGGCCGCCGTCCTGCAGGAGATCCGGGAGCACTGCGCCGAGCGGCTGCGGGTGGCTGGAGTGACCGAGCCCCGCATCTTCCTCGTGTCCAACCTCTCGCCCTCGCGCTACGACTTCCCGATGCTCATGTCCACCTGGGAGCACGACCTGCCCGCCCACAGGCGCCACGCTGGCCTGCTGTCGCTGCCCGATATCTCCCTGGAGGCCCtgcagaaaaagaaggacatgCTCCAGGAGCAAGTGCTCAAGACCGCCCTGGTGTCGGGCGTCATCCAGGCCCTGCCGGTGCCCGGGCTGGCCGCCGCCTACGACGACGCCCTGCTCATCCGCTCGCTGCGCGGCTACCACCGCAGCTTTGGCCTGGACGACGACTCGCTGGCCAAGCTGGCCGAGCAGGTGGGCAAGCAGGCGGGTGACCTGCGCTCCGTCATCCGCTCCCCGCTGGCCAACGAGGTCTCACCCGAGACGGTCCTGCGGCTCTACTCCCAGTCGTCCGACGGCGCCATGCGGGTGGCCCGTGCCTTTGAGAAGGGTATCCCCGTGTTTGGGACGCTGGTGGCTGGTGGCATCAGCTTTGGCACGGTCTACACCATGCTCCAGGGTTGCCTCAACGAGATGGCCGAGGACGCCCAGCGGGTCCGCATCAAGGCCCTGGAGGAAGACGAGCCCCAGTCGGAGGTCAGCTTGGAGGCAGCTGGTGACAGTGGTGTGGAGAAGCGGGGATCCGGGGAGGGAAATGGTGAGGACGCCCCACTCTCTGCCCGCAGGAAGCTCGGCCTCCTCCTCAAGTACATTCTCGACAGCTGGAAGAAGCGTGATGCGTcggaagagaaataa
- the Smg9 gene encoding nonsense-mediated mRNA decay factor SMG9, giving the protein MSESGHSQPGLYGIERRRRWKEPGSGGPQNLSGPGGRERDYVAPWERERRDGSEEASTSVMQKTPIILSKPPAERSKQPPPPTAPAAPPAPAPLEKPIVLMKPREEGKGPVAGTGASTPDGTAPPPPAAPAPPKGEKEGQRPTQPVYQIQNRGMGTAAPTAMDPVVGQAKLLPPERMKHSIKLVDDQMNWCDSAIEYLLDQTDVLVVGVLGLQGTGKSMVMSLLSANTPEEDQRAYVFRAQSAEMKERGGNQTSGIDFFITQERIVFLDTQPILSPSILDHLINNDRKLPPEYNLPHTYVEMQSLQIAAFLFTVCHVVIVVQDWFTDLSLYRFLQTAEMVKPSTPSPSHESSSSSGSDEGTEYYPHLVFLQNKARREDFCPRKLRQMHLMIDQLMAHSHLRYKGTLSMLQCNVFPGLPPDFLDSEVNLFLVPFMDSEAESETPPRAGPGSSPLFSLLPGYRGHPSFQSLVSKLRSQVMSMARPQLSHTILTEKNWFHYAARIWDGVKKSSALAEYSRLLA; this is encoded by the exons ATGTCTGAGTCTGGCCACAGTCAGCCTGGACTCTATGGGATAGAGCGGCGCCGACGGTGGAAGGAGCCTGGCTCTGGTGGTCCCCAGAATCTCTCTGGGCCTGGTGGCCGGGAGAGGGACTACGTTGCAccatgggagagagagaggcgg GATGGCAGTGAAGAAGCGAGCACTTCTGTCATGCAGAAAACCCCCATCATCCTCTCGAAACCTCCAGCAGAGCGG TCGAAGCAGCCACCACCTCCAACTGCCCCTGCTGCGCCACCTGCTCCAGCTCCTCTGGAGAAGCCTATTGTCCTCATGAAGCCacgggaggaggggaaggggcctgTGGCTGGGACAGGTGCCTCTACCCCTGATGGCACTGCCCCACCACCTCCTGCAGCCCCTGCACCAcccaagggagagaaggaaggtcaGAGACCCACACAGCCTGTGTACCAGATCCAGAACCGGGGCATGGGCACTGCCGCACCAACAGCCATGGACC CTGTTGTGGGCCAGGCCAAACTACTGCCCCCAGAGCGCATGAAGCACAGCATCAAGTTGGTGGATGACCAGATGAATTGGTGTGACAGTGCCATTGAG TACCTATTGGATCAAACCGACGTGTTGGTGGTTGGTGTCCTGGGCCTCCAGGGGACAGGCAAGTCCATGGTCATGTCATTGTTGTCAGCCAACACTCCAGAGGAAGACCAGAG GGCGTATGTTTTCCGGGCCCAGAGCGCTGAAATGAAGGAACGAGGGGGCAACCAGACCAGTGGCATCGACTTCTTCATCACCCAAGAACGGATTGTTTTCCTGGACACACAG CCCATCCTGAGCCCCTCCATCTTGGACCATCTCATCAATAATGACCGTAAACTGCCTCCAGAATACAACCTTCCCCACACCTATGTTGAGATGCAG TCACTCCAGATTGCTGCTTTCCTCTTCACGGTCTGCCATGTGGTCATTGTCGTCCAGGACTGGTTTACAGACCTCAGTCTGTACAG GTTCCTCCAGACAGCAGAGATGGTGAAGCCCTCCACCCCGTCCCCCAGCCACGAGTCCAGCAGCTCCTCAGGCTCTGATGAAGGCACCGAGTACTACCCCCACCTGG TCTTCCTACAGAATAAAGCTCGCCGGGAGGACTTCTGTCCTCGGAAGCTGCGGCAAATGCACTTGATGATCGATCAGCTCATGGCGCACTCCCACTTGCGTTACAAGG GTACTCTGTCCATGTTACAGTGCAATGTCTTTCCGGGGCTTCCGCCTGACTTCCTGGACTCTGAGGTCAACTTGTTTCTGGTGCCCTTCATGGACAGCGAAGCAGAGAGTGAGACCCCACCGAGAGCAG gaCCTGGATCCAGCCCACTCTTCTCCCTACTGCCTGGGTACCGTGGCCACCCTAGTTTTCAGTCTTTGGTGAGCAAGCTCAGGAGCCAAGTGATGTCCATGGCTCGGCCACAGCTGTCACACACCATCCTTACTGAGAAGAACTG GTTCCACTATGCTGCCCGGATCTGGGATGGGGTGAAAAAGTCTTCTGCGCTGGCAGAGTACAGCCGCCTGCTGGCCTGA
- the Kcnn4 gene encoding intermediate conductance calcium-activated potassium channel protein 4 isoform X3, with translation MISISTILLLCLIVAFHAKEVQLFMTDNGLRDWRVALTRRQAAQIVLELAVCGLHPAPVRGPPCARGLGETQPWPGFLGQGEALLSLAMLLRLYLVPRAVLLRSGVLLNASYRSIGALNQVRFRHWFVAKLYMNTHPGRLLLGLTLGLWLTTAWVLSVAERQAVNATGHLSDTLWLIPITFLTIGYGDVVPGTMWGKIVCLCTGVMGVCCTALLVAVVARKLEFNKAEKHVHNFMMDIHYAKEMKESAARLLQEAWMYYKHTRRKDSRAARRHQRKLLAAIHTFRQVRLKHRKLREQVNSMVDISKMHMILCDLQLGLSSSHRALEKRIDALAGKLDALTELLGTALRPQQLPEPSQEAT, from the exons ATGATCAGCATTTCCACCATCTTGCTCCTTTGCCTGATCGTGGCCTTCCATGCCAAAGAGGTCCAG TTGTTCATGACTGACAACGGGCTCCGGGACTGGCGCGTGGCGCTGACTCGGCGGCAGGCGGCGCAGATCGTGCTGGAGCTGGCGGTGTGCGGGCTGCACCCTGCACCCGTGCGGGGCCCGCCGTGCGCGCGGGGTTTAGGGGAGACGCAGCCCTGGCCCGGCTTCCTGGGCCAAGGGGAGGCGCTGTTGTCCCTGGCCATGCTGCTGCGCCTCTACCTGGTGCCCCGCGCGGTCCTCCTGCGCAGCGGCGTCCTGCTCAACGCGTCCTACCGCAGCATCGGCGCTCTCAACCAGGTCCGCTTCCGCCACTGGTTCGTGGCCAAGCTGTACATGAACACGCACCCGGGCCGCCTGCTGCTCGGCCTCACGCTTGGCCTCTGGCTCACCACTGCCTGGGTGCTGTCCGTGGCGGAGAG GCAGGCTGTTAATGCCACTGGGCACCTTTCGGACACGTTGTGGCTGATCCCCATCACATTCCTGACCATCGGCTATGGGGATGTGGTGCCAGGTACCATGTGGGGCAAGATTGTCTGTCTCTGCACTGGAGTTATG GGGGTGTGCTGCACAGCCCTGCTGGTGGCCGTGGTGGCCCGGAAGCTAGAGTTTAACAAGGCGGAGAAGCATGTGCACAACTTCATGATGGACATCCATTATGCCAAAGAG ATGAAGGAGTCGGCTGCCCGCCTGCTGCAGGAGGCCTGGATGTACTACAAACACACGCGCAGGAAGGACTCCAGAGCTGCCCGCAGGCATCAGCGCAAGCTGCTGGCCGCCATCCACAC GTTCCGACAGGTGCGGCTGAAACACCGAAAGCTCCGGGAACAAGTGAACTCCATGGTGGACATCTCCAAG ATGCACATGATCCTGTGTGACCTGCAGCTGGGCCTGAGCAGCTCGCACCGGGCCCTGGAGAAGCGGATCGATGCCTTGGCAGGGAAACTGGACGCCCTGACCGAGCTGCTCGGCACTGCCCTGCGGCCACAGCAGCTTCCAGAACCCAGTCAGGAGGCCACGTAG